From one Amycolatopsis sp. FDAARGOS 1241 genomic stretch:
- a CDS encoding cell wall metabolism sensor histidine kinase WalK, producing the protein MADAILVLTVVVTGLASIRLIRPLHALTGAAQRMEAGEAGSRVEVKGKDEIARLARAFNDMSEARERLETARKAMASDIAHELRTPLANIRGWLEATQDGLSRFDDELVASLPEEALHLQHIVDDLRDLALADAGALRVHPEPIDANSRLGQQRPTPRNRTGSAVIAGSAMGTTVRDTPAASVRVALAGAADSHSAAARGVAHGVRDEVVDCLPDGVFEAADTGAGIAAEDLPHVFDRFWRAEKARTRGSGGSGLGLAIVRNLAQAHGGTVAVRSTLGEGSTFTLRFPVG; encoded by the coding sequence GTGGCGGACGCGATCCTCGTGCTGACGGTCGTGGTCACCGGGCTCGCGTCGATCCGGCTCATCCGGCCGCTGCACGCGCTCACGGGCGCCGCGCAACGCATGGAGGCGGGGGAGGCCGGCTCGCGCGTCGAGGTGAAGGGCAAGGACGAGATCGCGCGGCTGGCGCGGGCGTTCAACGACATGTCCGAGGCGCGCGAGCGGCTGGAGACCGCGCGCAAGGCGATGGCCAGCGACATCGCCCACGAGCTGCGCACCCCGCTGGCCAACATCCGTGGGTGGCTCGAAGCCACGCAGGACGGGCTGAGCCGCTTCGACGACGAACTCGTCGCGTCGCTGCCGGAAGAAGCGCTGCATCTGCAGCACATCGTCGACGACCTGCGGGACCTCGCCCTGGCCGACGCCGGTGCGCTGCGCGTGCACCCCGAGCCGATCGACGCGAATTCGCGGCTCGGTCAGCAGCGGCCCACGCCGCGCAACCGCACCGGGTCCGCGGTGATCGCCGGATCGGCCATGGGCACGACGGTGAGGGACACCCCCGCCGCCTCTGTTCGCGTCGCCCTCGCGGGAGCCGCGGACAGCCACAGCGCGGCCGCGCGGGGTGTGGCGCACGGCGTTCGAGACGAGGTTGTCGATTGCCTGCCAGACGGGGTGTTCGAGGCGGCCGACACCGGTGCCGGCATCGCGGCCGAGGACCTGCCGCACGTGTTCGACCGGTTCTGGCGCGCTGAGAAGGCCCGCACGCGCGGTTCCGGCGGCAGCGGGCTGGGCCTGGCGATCGTGCGGAACCTCGCCCAGGCGCACGGCGGCACGGTGGCCGTGCGCAGCACGCTGGGCGAGGGGTCGACGTTCACGCTGCGCTTCCCGGTCGGCTGA
- the bcp gene encoding thioredoxin-dependent thiol peroxidase, producing the protein MTEQRLSTGDAAPDFTLPDSTGKDVSLSDFRGQAVVVYFYPAAMTPGCTKQACDFRDNLAEFNDAGYQVLGISPDKPEKLAKFVEKEQLTFPLLSDPDKKVLTAWGAFGEKKNYGRVVQGVIRSTFIVDAEGKVAKALYNVRATGHVAKLIRDLGLAA; encoded by the coding sequence ATGACCGAGCAGCGACTCTCCACCGGCGACGCCGCCCCCGACTTCACCCTCCCCGACAGCACGGGCAAGGACGTCTCCCTCAGCGACTTCCGCGGCCAGGCCGTGGTCGTGTACTTCTACCCCGCCGCCATGACCCCGGGGTGCACGAAGCAGGCCTGCGACTTCCGAGACAATCTCGCTGAGTTCAACGACGCCGGCTACCAGGTCCTCGGCATCTCGCCGGACAAGCCGGAGAAGCTCGCGAAGTTCGTCGAGAAGGAGCAGCTGACGTTCCCGCTGCTGTCCGACCCGGACAAGAAGGTGCTCACCGCTTGGGGTGCCTTCGGGGAAAAGAAGAACTACGGCCGCGTCGTGCAGGGCGTCATCCGCTCGACGTTCATCGTCGACGCGGAGGGCAAGGTCGCGAAGGCCCTCTACAACGTCCGCGCGACCGGTCACGTCGCGAAGCTCATCCGCGACCTGGGGCTCGCCGCCTGA
- a CDS encoding type II toxin-antitoxin system death-on-curing family toxin, with protein sequence MTEYLSVHDFVVVARRVARGEFAVRDTAILAAAVARPRTSVLGEDANPGVWGKAAALMESLGRGHPLIDGNKRLAWTAIGSSSASTTGRYGSRSTRTRPSPSSTPTCKGSSIRR encoded by the coding sequence GTGACCGAGTACTTGAGCGTCCACGACTTTGTGGTCGTCGCGCGGCGGGTAGCGCGCGGGGAGTTCGCGGTGCGCGACACGGCGATCCTCGCGGCGGCCGTCGCGCGGCCGCGGACGTCCGTGCTCGGTGAGGACGCGAACCCGGGAGTGTGGGGGAAGGCGGCGGCGCTCATGGAATCGCTCGGCCGCGGGCACCCGCTCATCGACGGCAACAAACGCCTCGCCTGGACCGCCATCGGTTCTTCCTCGGCCTCAACGACCGGCCGTTACGGGAGCCGCTCGACGAGGACGCGGCCGAGCCCTTCGTCCACGCCGACGTGCAAGGGCAGTTCGATTCGCCGATGA
- a CDS encoding TetR/AcrR family transcriptional regulator C-terminal domain-containing protein has product MTKQRYLEIAADLRRRIADGELAPGAKVPSTRRIAAEWGVATATAAKALAALGQEGLVRAEPRSGTVVAGKQPAVRGRTRPPGLSQERIVRTAITIADEEGLSALSMRGVAARLGVAGMAPYRYVAGRDELVVLMADAAFAERGYPARPPAGWRERLELAGRTLWSLYRRHPWLAQLSPITRPLPLPNLATHAEQALSALDGHGLSAAAMCDLHVLFFSYVQGVAVHLERERHAAGTSGLTEDEWMAAQAPGHAAMMSSGRFPVFSRMLTTLESEGYDLDLDELFELGLRALLDGIALKLENAPTPRAG; this is encoded by the coding sequence ATGACCAAGCAGCGCTACCTCGAGATAGCCGCTGACCTGCGCCGCCGCATCGCCGACGGAGAGCTCGCGCCGGGCGCGAAGGTCCCCTCGACCCGCCGGATCGCCGCCGAGTGGGGCGTCGCGACGGCCACCGCGGCCAAAGCGCTCGCGGCGCTCGGCCAGGAAGGCCTGGTGCGGGCCGAACCGCGGTCCGGCACCGTCGTCGCGGGCAAGCAGCCGGCGGTGAGGGGGCGAACGCGACCACCTGGCCTGTCACAGGAGCGGATCGTCCGCACGGCGATCACGATCGCCGACGAAGAAGGTCTGTCGGCGTTGTCGATGCGCGGCGTCGCGGCGCGGCTGGGCGTCGCGGGGATGGCGCCGTACCGGTACGTCGCCGGCCGCGACGAGCTCGTGGTCCTCATGGCCGACGCGGCGTTCGCCGAACGCGGGTACCCGGCCCGGCCGCCGGCGGGCTGGCGTGAGCGGCTCGAACTCGCCGGGCGCACGCTGTGGTCGCTGTACCGCAGGCACCCGTGGCTCGCGCAGCTGTCCCCCATCACGCGCCCGCTGCCGCTGCCCAACCTCGCCACCCACGCGGAGCAGGCGCTGAGCGCGCTGGACGGCCACGGCCTGTCCGCCGCGGCGATGTGCGACCTCCACGTGCTGTTCTTCAGCTACGTCCAGGGCGTCGCCGTCCACCTCGAACGCGAGCGGCACGCCGCCGGCACGTCGGGGCTCACCGAGGACGAGTGGATGGCAGCCCAGGCGCCGGGTCACGCCGCGATGATGAGCTCGGGGCGCTTCCCCGTGTTCAGCCGCATGCTCACGACGCTGGAGTCCGAGGGTTACGACCTCGACCTCGACGAGCTGTTCGAGCTCGGCTTGCGCGCACTGCTCGACGGGATCGCCCTGAAACTGGAGAACGCGCCCACCCCACGAGCGGGATGA
- a CDS encoding FAD-dependent monooxygenase, with the protein MRNVLISGAGIGGPALACFLRRAGFTVTVVERAPGLREGGQAVDIRGVALDVVDRLGLGAEVRALRTRMRGMSVVDGTGTELVRSEETVFSSGRLDSPDVELVRDDLVSLLYKATCDDVEYVFGDSITALEQLGHGVRVEFEHGGFRTFDVVVGADGLHSTVRRLAFGPEEGFARHLGQHLAIFPAPNVLGLDNWQVWFRDGETGGAVYPVHDNAELRVTLGFASPPLAYDHRDVVAQKQIVAARLAGAGWEVPRLLSEMDSALNFYFDAMQQITMDSWTTGRVALIGDAGYCASPLSGQGTSLALVGAYVLATELARHDIAPAFAAYEERMRPFVLANQALATENPEGPAAEESVDRAKNAIILP; encoded by the coding sequence ATGCGCAACGTCCTCATCTCCGGCGCCGGCATCGGCGGCCCCGCTCTGGCCTGCTTCCTGCGCCGCGCCGGGTTCACGGTGACCGTCGTCGAGCGCGCGCCCGGGCTGCGGGAGGGCGGACAGGCGGTCGACATCCGCGGCGTCGCGCTCGACGTCGTCGACCGGCTGGGGCTGGGCGCCGAGGTGCGTGCGCTGCGCACGCGCATGCGCGGGATGTCCGTGGTGGACGGAACGGGCACTGAGCTGGTCCGTTCGGAGGAAACGGTGTTCAGCAGTGGCCGTCTCGACAGCCCGGACGTCGAGCTCGTCCGCGACGACCTGGTTTCGTTGCTGTACAAGGCAACGTGCGACGACGTCGAGTACGTCTTCGGCGACTCGATCACGGCACTGGAGCAGCTCGGTCACGGCGTGCGCGTCGAGTTCGAGCACGGCGGGTTCCGCACGTTCGACGTGGTCGTCGGCGCCGACGGCCTCCACTCGACCGTGCGGCGGCTGGCGTTCGGGCCGGAAGAAGGCTTCGCCCGGCACCTCGGGCAGCACCTGGCGATCTTCCCGGCCCCCAATGTCCTCGGCCTCGACAACTGGCAGGTGTGGTTCCGCGACGGTGAAACCGGCGGCGCGGTGTACCCGGTGCACGACAACGCGGAACTGCGCGTGACCCTGGGCTTCGCGTCGCCGCCGCTGGCCTACGACCACCGCGATGTGGTGGCGCAGAAGCAGATCGTGGCCGCACGCCTGGCCGGCGCGGGCTGGGAGGTGCCGCGCCTGCTGTCCGAAATGGACAGCGCTCTGAACTTCTACTTCGACGCCATGCAGCAGATCACGATGGACTCCTGGACCACCGGCCGCGTCGCCCTCATCGGCGACGCGGGGTACTGCGCGTCGCCGCTTTCGGGCCAGGGCACGAGCCTGGCGCTCGTCGGCGCCTACGTGCTCGCGACGGAACTCGCCCGCCACGACATCGCACCGGCGTTTGCGGCGTACGAGGAGCGGATGCGCCCGTTCGTGCTCGCGAACCAGGCGCTGGCCACAGAGAACCCCGAGGGGCCGGCGGCGGAGGAATCCGTGGACCGCGCCAAGAACGCGATCATCTTGCCGTAA
- a CDS encoding DUF2087 domain-containing protein, translating to MPSPEALVSALADPERLRFFVQVCSAPDGLPAPADRRTRKLAQRLAAAGLITLDAGRCRAVPEVFAKALTRPPADPVEALFTKGRLVALPRPGKVRQALLARLADGFEPGRVYTEREVRAKLGAVHDDHAALRRYLVDEGFLERSNDGSAYGRPSA from the coding sequence ATGCCGTCCCCCGAAGCTCTGGTCTCCGCGCTCGCCGACCCCGAGCGGCTCCGGTTCTTCGTGCAGGTCTGCAGCGCTCCGGACGGGCTGCCGGCGCCCGCGGACCGGCGGACGCGGAAACTCGCGCAGCGCCTGGCGGCCGCCGGGCTGATCACGCTCGACGCGGGTCGCTGCCGGGCGGTGCCGGAGGTGTTCGCGAAAGCGTTGACCAGACCACCGGCCGACCCGGTGGAAGCGTTGTTCACGAAGGGCCGCCTCGTCGCGCTGCCGCGGCCGGGGAAGGTGCGGCAGGCGTTGCTGGCGCGGCTGGCCGACGGGTTCGAGCCGGGGCGCGTCTACACCGAGCGCGAGGTGCGCGCCAAGCTCGGCGCCGTGCACGACGACCACGCGGCGCTGCGCCGCTACCTCGTGGACGAGGGGTTCCTGGAGCGCAGCAACGACGGCAGCGCCTACGGCCGGCCGTCCGCCTGA
- a CDS encoding CHAD domain-containing protein yields the protein MMWRTDSPTDSTTACRVRLPEAPRPAPLRPDATAGEALTAFLRAQRERLVQSELAIRQDLPDAAFDLRTAVRRTRAALRTYRPLVADEQLVTELIDELRWLGREVSAARDAQVARERISAGLDELDDELRRGPVRTLVAGHFARVDAAAGAALSEALDSPRWPAVRDRLEAFVDEPALTVPAERPACTELLVHLRSTAQLLLEAVRRGDPSDAGLHAVRKVARHLRESALVARPVVGPPAKRFDRRLEKLRRLLGEHQDSVVSRRALTELLIEAERAGHSGFTFALLYGQERARAEAVRTRLPRCWDRTWRPAYLGWLDAPLVLT from the coding sequence ATGATGTGGCGGACGGACTCACCAACAGACAGCACAACGGCGTGCCGGGTCAGGCTTCCCGAGGCGCCACGTCCGGCCCCGCTGCGGCCGGACGCCACCGCCGGGGAGGCGCTGACGGCGTTCCTGCGAGCCCAGCGGGAACGGCTCGTTCAGTCCGAGCTGGCGATCCGGCAGGACCTGCCGGACGCCGCGTTCGACCTCCGGACCGCGGTCCGGCGCACCCGGGCGGCGCTGCGCACCTACCGGCCGCTGGTGGCCGACGAGCAGCTGGTCACCGAGCTGATCGACGAGCTGCGCTGGCTGGGCCGTGAGGTGTCCGCGGCCCGGGATGCCCAGGTCGCCCGGGAGCGGATCAGCGCCGGGCTGGACGAGCTGGACGACGAGCTGCGCCGGGGCCCGGTGCGGACCTTGGTCGCCGGGCACTTCGCCCGGGTCGACGCGGCGGCCGGCGCCGCGCTGTCCGAGGCGCTGGACTCGCCCCGCTGGCCGGCCGTGCGCGACCGGCTCGAGGCGTTCGTCGACGAGCCGGCACTCACCGTGCCGGCCGAGCGCCCGGCATGCACCGAGCTGCTGGTGCACCTGCGGTCGACGGCCCAGCTGCTGCTCGAGGCGGTGCGGCGGGGTGACCCGTCGGACGCCGGGCTGCACGCGGTGCGCAAGGTCGCCCGCCACCTGCGCGAGTCAGCGCTGGTGGCCCGCCCGGTCGTGGGCCCGCCGGCCAAACGCTTCGACCGCAGGCTGGAAAAACTGCGGCGGTTGCTCGGCGAACACCAGGACAGCGTGGTCAGCCGCCGGGCGCTCACCGAGCTGCTCATCGAGGCGGAGCGGGCCGGGCACAGCGGGTTCACCTTCGCGTTGTTGTACGGCCAGGAGCGAGCCCGCGCCGAGGCGGTCCGTACCAGGCTGCCCCGCTGCTGGGACCGGACCTGGCGCCCGGCGTACTTGGGCTGGCTGGACGCGCCCCTGGTGCTGACCTGA
- a CDS encoding SDR family oxidoreductase: protein MTPRPDHGEHTYRGSGKLTGKAALITGADSGIGRAVAIAYAREGADVLISYLDEHEDAEETRRWVVEVGRKAVLVPGDVADRAHCRTLVARAVEEFGRLDVLVNNAAYQMTHETLEEISDEEWDLTLATNLSAFFHLVKAAVPHLKPGAAIIGSSSVNSDNPTSQLLPYDVTKAVVANMTAALAQLLGPKGIRANSVAPGPIWTPLIPSTMPDGQVESFGAQVPLGRAGQPAELAPVHVLLASDDGSYVSGARVAVTGGVPIL from the coding sequence ATGACCCCGCGGCCCGACCACGGCGAACACACCTACCGTGGCTCGGGGAAGCTGACCGGCAAGGCCGCGCTGATCACCGGGGCCGACAGTGGCATCGGCCGTGCGGTGGCGATCGCGTATGCCCGCGAAGGCGCCGATGTGCTGATCTCCTACCTGGACGAACACGAGGATGCGGAAGAGACACGGCGTTGGGTCGTAGAGGTCGGCCGCAAGGCGGTGCTCGTGCCCGGCGACGTCGCGGATCGGGCGCACTGCCGGACGCTGGTCGCTCGCGCGGTCGAGGAGTTCGGCCGGCTCGACGTGCTCGTGAACAACGCGGCGTACCAAATGACCCATGAGACGCTGGAGGAGATCTCCGACGAGGAGTGGGACCTCACCCTCGCGACCAACCTCAGCGCGTTCTTCCACCTCGTGAAGGCCGCCGTGCCGCACCTGAAGCCGGGTGCGGCGATCATCGGCAGCTCGTCGGTGAACTCCGACAACCCGACGTCGCAGCTGCTGCCCTATGACGTGACGAAAGCGGTTGTCGCGAACATGACGGCGGCTTTGGCGCAACTGCTGGGGCCCAAGGGAATCCGCGCCAACAGCGTCGCGCCCGGCCCGATCTGGACGCCACTGATCCCGTCGACGATGCCCGATGGCCAGGTGGAGTCCTTCGGTGCGCAGGTGCCCCTGGGCCGCGCCGGACAGCCCGCGGAGCTCGCTCCGGTCCACGTGCTGCTCGCCTCCGATGACGGCAGCTACGTGTCCGGGGCACGGGTCGCCGTGACGGGCGGGGTGCCCATCCTTTGA
- a CDS encoding YihY/virulence factor BrkB family protein, translated as MSGRRREPEGPTKLSANSWRAVLTRTAKQFGRDNLTDWAAALTYYGVLSIFPALVVLMAVLGLLGQSATQTVIDNVSQIVPGQGRQILVGAIRELSGSKGFAGPLAVIGLLGALWSASGYLGAFMRAGNAIYGMPEGRPLWKVLPLRVALTVTIVVVLVVCTLGVVATGSVAQRIGDLLGVGRTGLLVWEIAKWPVIAVLISLVFALLYWAGPNVRQPGFKWLTPGGLLAVVLWVAASAGFALYVANFGSYNKTYGSLAGVIVFLVWLWISNIAVLLGAELDAELARGRRLEEDDHVGEGEPFLPPRDTRAMDADEAAEVAGDAVRE; from the coding sequence ATGAGCGGACGGCGGCGAGAGCCGGAAGGACCGACGAAGTTGTCGGCGAACTCGTGGCGGGCCGTGCTCACCAGGACGGCGAAGCAGTTCGGCCGTGACAACCTCACCGACTGGGCCGCGGCGTTGACGTACTACGGTGTGTTGTCGATCTTTCCCGCTCTCGTGGTGCTGATGGCCGTGCTCGGCCTGCTGGGGCAGAGCGCGACGCAGACCGTCATCGACAACGTCAGCCAGATCGTTCCCGGACAGGGCCGGCAGATCCTGGTGGGGGCGATCCGGGAGCTGTCCGGGTCGAAGGGCTTCGCCGGTCCGCTGGCCGTGATCGGGTTGCTCGGTGCGCTGTGGTCGGCTTCGGGCTACCTCGGTGCGTTCATGCGGGCGGGCAACGCGATCTACGGCATGCCGGAAGGGCGTCCACTGTGGAAGGTGCTGCCGCTGCGGGTGGCGCTGACGGTCACGATCGTGGTGGTGCTGGTGGTCTGCACCCTCGGCGTGGTGGCCACGGGTTCGGTCGCGCAGCGGATCGGTGATCTGCTCGGCGTGGGCCGGACCGGGCTGTTGGTGTGGGAGATCGCCAAGTGGCCGGTGATCGCGGTGCTGATCAGCCTGGTTTTCGCGCTCCTGTACTGGGCGGGCCCCAACGTGCGGCAGCCGGGTTTCAAGTGGCTCACACCGGGCGGGTTGCTCGCGGTCGTGCTGTGGGTGGCGGCCTCGGCGGGGTTCGCCCTGTACGTTGCGAACTTCGGTTCGTACAACAAGACCTACGGCTCACTCGCCGGCGTCATCGTTTTCCTGGTGTGGTTGTGGATCTCGAATATCGCCGTGCTGCTGGGTGCCGAACTGGACGCCGAGCTGGCCCGCGGTCGCCGGCTCGAGGAGGACGACCACGTCGGTGAGGGCGAGCCGTTCCTGCCGCCCCGGGACACCCGGGCCATGGACGCGGACGAAGCGGCGGAGGTGGCCGGTGACGCCGTCCGGGAGTGA
- a CDS encoding DUF3618 domain-containing protein, whose product MARDPETIEREIEQARTALAATLDQLGTKADPQKLADKAKDGIRAKFDDPKVKYPLIGVGALIVALLIRKLFR is encoded by the coding sequence GTGGCGCGCGACCCCGAGACCATCGAGCGTGAGATCGAGCAGGCCAGGACGGCTCTGGCGGCGACGCTCGATCAGCTGGGCACCAAGGCGGACCCCCAGAAGCTCGCGGACAAGGCCAAGGACGGCATCCGCGCGAAGTTCGACGACCCGAAGGTCAAGTACCCGCTGATCGGCGTCGGGGCGCTGATCGTCGCGCTGCTGATCCGCAAGCTGTTCCGCTGA